A window of Lysobacter terrestris contains these coding sequences:
- a CDS encoding DUF4189 domain-containing protein, with amino-acid sequence MKTRALAWLFLLICGVAKAEQGCAPGFYPGGMQPGGPICVPSPGYGTTNNTADAGGGTVWANRWGAVALGEGDDGVSVAGVAEGLPSRGKAKRAAITDCESGGGHKCEIFVSYTNQCITLATGGGYTSGGTAASVQEADSVALSRCSANSSGTCRVLYQACSLPEKVR; translated from the coding sequence ATGAAAACTAGAGCGTTGGCGTGGTTGTTTCTCTTGATTTGTGGCGTCGCGAAAGCGGAGCAGGGCTGTGCTCCAGGGTTCTACCCCGGAGGTATGCAGCCTGGCGGACCTATATGTGTCCCCAGTCCCGGCTATGGAACCACGAACAATACTGCGGACGCCGGTGGTGGTACGGTTTGGGCGAATCGTTGGGGCGCAGTCGCGCTAGGCGAGGGAGATGACGGTGTTTCTGTAGCCGGCGTAGCTGAGGGCTTGCCCAGTCGCGGGAAAGCCAAGCGCGCGGCCATCACTGACTGCGAGTCGGGTGGTGGCCACAAGTGCGAGATATTTGTTAGCTACACGAACCAGTGCATTACCCTGGCGACAGGGGGGGGGTACACCAGCGGTGGCACGGCCGCATCAGTTCAAGAGGCCGACAGCGTTGCACTCAGCAGGTGTTCTGCAAACTCATCCGGGACATGTCGCGTGTTGTACCAAGCATGCAGCTTGCCA
- a CDS encoding type IV secretion system protein, giving the protein MQAVAGAVADLFHFQVADLPNLVFFSEVNDFLDDEIAEFAGNLLQRVARFVGGIALTVVTWWIIYQGYRIVTGQSREPMMALVANSLRAVLIVGIAVGAAAGAGSVYRSTTDGLNTVVRKVVTGDEGEGSYADIDKTLAIMQVALQVIDSVDSGDDVLTDDKKNRALWLAGVGLGGPAIMAATTLLLNKIAMALVIGLGPIFILCLLFDQTKQLFSRWLYYGIGTLFSMAFLTVMVTLAMDMVIAIGMAFWAASWLSGGSSESLTSMAMQQGGLGIVLSMLIISAPPMAAMFFQGMLGQFSGYNAFQGQASPPGTSIPPVSQTQSPPARTDVTDVGSRGDARLSHSANLTQEQKDQVRVGPRQ; this is encoded by the coding sequence GTGCAAGCAGTAGCGGGCGCCGTGGCGGACCTGTTTCATTTTCAGGTCGCAGATCTACCGAATCTCGTGTTCTTCTCGGAGGTCAACGACTTCCTCGACGACGAGATCGCGGAGTTCGCAGGGAACCTGCTCCAGCGGGTGGCCCGGTTCGTCGGCGGCATCGCGCTCACGGTGGTTACCTGGTGGATCATCTACCAGGGCTACCGCATCGTGACGGGGCAGTCCCGTGAGCCGATGATGGCGCTCGTAGCGAACTCGCTTCGCGCCGTTCTCATCGTGGGCATCGCGGTCGGTGCGGCCGCGGGTGCGGGCTCCGTTTATCGCTCCACGACGGATGGTCTGAACACCGTCGTCCGCAAGGTGGTGACCGGCGACGAGGGCGAGGGCAGTTACGCCGACATCGACAAGACGCTGGCGATCATGCAGGTGGCGTTGCAGGTCATCGACTCCGTGGACTCCGGTGACGACGTCCTGACCGATGACAAGAAGAATCGCGCCCTGTGGCTCGCGGGCGTCGGCTTGGGCGGGCCGGCGATCATGGCTGCCACGACTTTGCTGCTGAACAAGATCGCGATGGCCCTGGTAATAGGCTTGGGCCCGATCTTCATCCTGTGTCTGCTTTTTGACCAGACCAAGCAGTTGTTCTCGAGATGGCTCTATTACGGGATAGGAACCCTGTTCTCTATGGCGTTCCTGACTGTAATGGTGACCTTGGCGATGGATATGGTGATAGCGATCGGGATGGCGTTCTGGGCCGCAAGCTGGTTGTCCGGCGGCAGCAGCGAGAGCTTGACAAGCATGGCCATGCAGCAAGGCGGCCTCGGGATCGTTCTCAGCATGCTGATCATTTCGGCGCCGCCCATGGCGGCCATGTTCTTCCAGGGCATGCTTGGACAGTTCAGCGGCTATAACGCATTCCAGGGACAAGCATCGCCTCCTGGAACCAGCATTCCGCCTGTGTCGCAGACGCAAAGTCCTCCAGCTAGAACGGACGTTACGGATGTCGGTTCTAGAGGCGATGCTCGCTTGAGTCATTCGGCAAACTTGACGCAAGAACAGAAAGATCAGGTGCGAGTCGGTCCGAGGCAATAG